The genomic stretch GCCCAGAGGTAGCTGCTAGAACATGGCAGTCCTTTGTAAGTCAGTTGGTAAAGCAGAACATAGTAATGATACCTTTCAGATGTCTGACTTTCCAGCCCGAGGAAAATGAACTGATTCAGGGTCCAATGCAAGTACTTTAACTTTCTCATCAATCAAAAATAGGCATGAAAGACATGGAGGGCTGGGGCAGATTTTGGTGCAACAGCCCATGTTCTTAATTAGCCTTGAACATTTTGATTTCTGGTATTGTGATGAACttgaaaaaatctgaaaaaatgttTCTTGAAAGTGTTTCGAGGGTCCGTTTGACTCGGTTTCCTTTATTTCTACCTATTTCTAAACATTACATGTAGCCTGTGGTTTTTTCCCGAGTTCTGTGTCACTTTCATGGCTAATATTCTACTATTTCTGATACCAATACTCTATTAACCACCTTTCAAATGGATTAGCACTTTGTTGTTGCAGGAAGCCCATCTGGCCATGCAATGGGCTCATCGTGTGTCTGGTACGTCATGATAACAGCTGCCCTGGGCCACACTGTCGGTCGGATGGACAAGTCGTTGACCATGTACCTGTACAGGTCAGCCTTGCTCAAGTTTCTGCGCCACTAGAATGTGCAAACAAAAAGTCTTGAATAcagaaagccttttaaaaatttactttggcATATTTTTCGTTGTTGAAATGTGCTTATTCTCTTCGATCATAGCCAAAAAGCAAGATAGATAGAAAGTTAATAGTTTGCTTTAAGATAATGCCCTCGTTAGCTCAGAGCTATTGCCACATTATAAGGTTGGAAATGTTTAATTGATTAATGACTTGCCGGAAGTGCCTTTAGGTTTCCATAATACAATAATCATTTTGGTAGCTCATAAATAAGTCATCTAAAATTATATAAGGAAGTATTTTTGCATGCATATTCCCTCTTCTAAGATTAACGAGAAGTTTGGGACTCATAATTCCCCTTGAATGTATCGGcttagaaaaattatgtttccttCTTTGAATAGCCAATGTTTTTGACATCAATAACATATATTCTAGCTTTAAAGACTATACAGCCTTTTAATTAAAAGCATTCTAAAGGCAAACTTAAATGTGAATCTTAGTAGACTTAATTTTAGTAGAATCATAGTGTTTAGAGAGACCTGGAATTTTAATATTAGATTATTCATAATTCTTATAGGAATTGggatatttccttctcttttctcctgaagTACTTAACTATCATTAAAACAATTCTGAGCACCACTTTAATCATACATTATTAGGCTACCAAGATAAGATTTGTcagttaatttcttaaaaaatactataacatATACCATTACATTAAAGttcttctaaaatttaaaaaaaaaaatttccaagatCCATCACATATTCTACTTTTTAGAGTAGTATTGGACAATATAAGAAACCACCAAGAAATTTGGATATTTTCTAAGTTTATTCTAATGAGACCACAACCTATACACCTTAATATGTTTGTTATCCAACCCCAAACATCAAGTCAGAAactataatttaaagaaattaatattttctatctaTGGACAGGTTTTCAAAAGAGAATCTAAATAAGCCTCACCTTTTCCCTGTAGTGCATTTCTTCTGCAATCTTCCAGACCTTgagaaatgtttgtttcttttttttttttaattctataattcccttttggtttttatttttttttattttttaattttttttatttttaaagattttattttatttatgtgacagagattacaagcaggcagagaaacatgcagagagaggggaggaagcaggctccccgctgagcagagagcccgatgcgggactcgacatttcctttcttccatcaatatttattgagtgcctactccTTATCTTAATACAACCAAATCCCTGTTTGTTCTTCTCCCATAAGGATAACTTCTGTTTACTACCTTTTGGAAAgtctcatttctttctatttcttagtTTTTCAATAACCAGTTTGGTCCAGTTATCAAGAACAAACATTCAGCAGCAGAACTCCAAGCATTCTTATAACTGAATATTgctaaatctttattaaaattatgAGCTTGGACTAcagtatttttgaaaactttttgaaaattgcTGCTTCTAATCAAAAGTATATAATGTCTAAGTCAACTTCCTAGTCTCATTTTCTATATGTCAAAAAGCAAAGAATTGGGACTCTTGAGTGTCTGTGAAATAAAGCCCAATGAAAATTTGCCCTTGATGAAATGCTTTTGTTATATTCATCAGAGTAGCAGCTGCCTCTCCAGTGAGTTTTCTTGAGacagaaaagaggaaacacaTACAACAGAgagtaaaaatgtaaatgatcCATTCTAGGTCATTCTAGATATTAGTAATTCCCCCAAATTTGAATTGCCCATactccattaaaataattttcaggttGTCAAATTAGCTTCCTTTTATAGCACTTATTAAAATCTCAGGATATTGCACTGGTTAAGCTTAATGCATTGCTATATGTAGAAACCTCTGTTAAAGATTTTCCAATCCTATGGAGCACATGAAAacattctggggggaaaaaacaactcTAAAATCATAACGTTATGTCACAGTTAGATGGATTCCTCTGAGAAAGATCATCTGGTGTCACCCCCTGCGTTTTACAAGTGATacaatttctttgctttttatgtttatatgtattcTTTCATCGTAGACTGACCTGGTCGTTTCTTTGGAGTCTTTTTTGGTTGATTCAAATCAGTGTCTGCATCTCCAGAGTATTCATAGCAACACATTTTCCTCATCAAGTTATTCTTGGAGTATTTGGTGGTAAATATAATCACTTACCTTGAGTTGCATCATTGGAAAACTTTAGTGTCATTTGTTTTACGTCATCAGATTCTCCCAGGTAGTCAGTACCCTGGTCTCAGGTAACTCTGTCAAAGCACTGATACCAATGCTGCCCTGGGAGCATAAGCGGTTCAGTACACCTCTCAAATCCTCCATGTACATGATGTGCATGGTCTCATTCGGTGAGATGGGGTTCTCTGAAGTGTGGCTAGCACCATGTCCAACTCCCAAGCTATCAGCCCAGACAGGGGGCTTGTGTCTTGGTTTGGGGGACTTCATAATGGCCCTCCAGGCTGTACACCATGCACTCTCTTCAATACACCTGAAGTGATTATTACATGACCAGGGACTTCATTGAGCAGCTGCTTTGTATTCTTGAAGCAGCAGCCTTCTCCATGATTGAGTTTCCACCATTCAACCCCACACACCTTTCAAAGGTTCTCTAGTTAATGGGCTTTggcaattaaaatattaatagcaaGCACCTAGATCAGTGCTCTGCCTATCAAGTGTTTATCACCCACTGCTGCAGACTCCTGTAAGATTCACTTGTGCTAACATGGATGGTATAAAGAGCATGGGGCAGGTATTTTAGCTATTGCCTAGGGAAAGGGCTTTGGAAAATGAATAGGGTCTAGACGTCTAATAGCCTTTGATCATGAACATGATGGCGAATTCTTTAATACAGAGAGGAATGATTCCCGAGGGGctcaagggcacatggtgatCTTCAGTGTCTCTTTCTAATCCCCAGGCATGCTTGTGGCGGAGGCCTTTGAACACACCCCAGGCATCCAAACCGCCAGCCTGAGCACCTATCTGAAGACCagcctcttcctttttctgtttacCCTTGGCTTTTACCTGCTTCTCAGACTGCTTGACATTGACCTGCTGTGGTCTCTGCCCATAGCCAAGAAATGGTGTGCCAACCCTGACTGGATCCACATTGACACCACGCCTTTCGCTGGACTCGTGAGGAATCTTGGGGTGCTCTTTGGCTTGGGCTTTGCGATCAACTCAGAGATGTTCCTTAGGAGCTGCCGAGGGGAAAACGGCTACAAGCTGAGCTTCCGGCTGCTCTGTGCCGTGGCCTCGTTGATCACACTGCAGCTCTACCATTTCATCAAGATCCCCACTCATGCAGAGCATTTATTTTACATCCTGTCTTTCTGTAAAAGTGCATCAATCCCACTGACTGTGGTCGCTCTGATTCCCTACTGTATTCATGTGTTAATGAAACCGAGTGAAAAGAAGATTAATTAGAGCTGTGCCGGGGCTTAGTGCTCTGTGGTCCCAGCATGACGCTCCTCCTCCATCCTACAGCAGAACCATGGAGCAGTGGCAGGCAGGAGGCTtccaaacagagatcacaaaatgGCGGACACAGGCCCCATGGCCCATCCCATCGTACCTATGCTTAGTTTGGTCTCACTGTggtctcccccacacccccatttTAAATTAGTTGCCAACCAGAATATTTGACATAAATATTATTGTTTGGTTTGAAAACCAGAATATTTGACACAAAATtcttaatttctgtattttttttgaCACAACAGACAATATGACACCTCAGGGTCTGCATTCCCACCTAGAAACAATCTACCATTGTTGACCAATTGCCCCAGTAAGAAGCAGCATTCTCCATTTTCTCACAGTCCCAACAAGAGCCTCAGTGTCAGTTACCTTCATCATAGGAAGGTCAGGCCACTTATAGCTCCTGTGGGCATTTTAGTGGGAGCCCCCATCAAATCCAATCCCCTTAGTTTTCAGATAAGGAGAGGGAGTTTCATCCCGTTGTGAAAACACTGGCTGTTGTCACACCATTGTCAGAACAGGAAGTAGAACCCTGAGTTTTCTCATGTGTACTTCCATCacgtgtttttgtttcttcatttttaaaaagtaaaaatctgtTAAGAGTGAATCCTTCTGTGATGATTGCCATGCAAATTAGCT from Neovison vison isolate M4711 chromosome 3, ASM_NN_V1, whole genome shotgun sequence encodes the following:
- the G6PC2 gene encoding glucose-6-phosphatase 2, giving the protein MDFLHRNGVLAIQHLQKDYRAYYNFLNFMSNVGDPRNIFSIYFPLWFQLNQTVGTKMVWVAVIGDWFNLIFKWILFGHRPYWWVQETQIYPNHSSPCLEQFPTTCETGPGSPSGHAMGSSCVWYVMITAALGHTVGRMDKSLTMYLYRLTWSFLWSLFWLIQISVCISRVFIATHFPHQVILGVFGGMLVAEAFEHTPGIQTASLSTYLKTSLFLFLFTLGFYLLLRLLDIDLLWSLPIAKKWCANPDWIHIDTTPFAGLVRNLGVLFGLGFAINSEMFLRSCRGENGYKLSFRLLCAVASLITLQLYHFIKIPTHAEHLFYILSFCKSASIPLTVVALIPYCIHVLMKPSEKKIN